CCCTGGGCCAAACACAATGTTAAGGGCTCCAGTGACGATCGCCGATGGTTTAGAGGTTATTATTTCCGATGTAATCATTCCCCCAGGGAGCAGCTTGCCCCTCCATTACCATCCTGGTGAAGAATTTATTTATCTGCTCGAAGGCTCCGTAATCCATATCGAAACTGGAAAACCAGACCAACTGCTCCAAGCCGGGGATACCCTAGTGATTCCCCCCTATGCGCCCCATGCACCCGAAGGAGGGCCAGAGGGCGGACGAGCCATCGTTTTTCGTGTTCATGTTGCAGGAGAACCAGAGCGTATTTTTGTAGAAGAAGAATCAGCACAAGATTAGGGCAACATTCTACATCATGACCC
The nucleotide sequence above comes from [Synechococcus] sp. NIES-970. Encoded proteins:
- a CDS encoding hypothetical protein (conserved hypothetical protein) — encoded protein: MMLNLRFHVLASCTLAIASTISQPTVLSAHPVDHGGHEHEIAQQTTMPTLPPGPNTMLRAPVTIADGLEVIISDVIIPPGSSLPLHYHPGEEFIYLLEGSVIHIETGKPDQLLQAGDTLVIPPYAPHAPEGGPEGGRAIVFRVHVAGEPERIFVEEESAQD